The sequence TTAGACTGTCTTAATTTGTCCCAAATAACCATACATGTGTACTCCCAAATTCaccaaattttttattcatggtcGCATAAGCGTGTCAATTCCGGATCAAAACGAACCTTGTAAGCCCAATACCAACCCAtctcattactaaatatgaaagttTTGAAAGTTGATTTTCGGAATGATAATTAAATAGGAGCAATTTCGGAATGGAGTTCCTAATGGTTCCAAAACAAAAAGACCAATAAAGGACCAAATGTATATTTACTTAGGGGAtttatatatactagtaaactTGCACGTGAAAATGCACGTGTGGGCATTCGTTAAGTGGCATATAGAAAGTACTTTTAACCcatgattttttaatatttctgcTCTTAGAAAATACTTTTAAGTTATAACCTACAAATACTTTTTCCGAATTTTACACATAGAATGATTATAGGGAGTagattggtgtttgataaaatggcAGAAACTGTGATTACAAAAAANNNNNNNNNNNNNNNNNNNNATAAAAAGCAAGGAAAGAACTTTAACGGAATTACTCCTaatactcatatatatatatatatatatatactaaaatgcagtttttacttaaatattttaaaaaatggaaGTTCTTCAACAAAATTTCATTGAATTTTCCAATGCAAATTCCTTAACAAAACTTTCGTCTGAGCTTGGTAGTAACATTTTAGTGGCCTATGACAAGAATAGCTTTAAGAGCACTTGGTGGGTAATTAATTTCCAGAAGCTGAATTTGggcattttccttctttcaaacaagtaatgaggtgaatCTTAGAATTCAAAAATTTCATATTAGGGATTCAAAAATCTTATGTGTTGGAATCCCCAGTACATGATCAATAGTAGAATGCAAGACAATAACAATGGTCTCCTCGTGGCATACATTTGTAGCAGTTGAACTACTTGGTCCTCGGTGATCCCATTATCCTGATATAATTTGTGATGAAGATAGGTTGTTGTCATTTTCACCTTATATTATGTCCTGTGGGCACCAACCGAATGAGAGTTGTAACTTTGGCTTGTTAAGCTCATCTAAGCTGCCCTCCTAGTGCTGGTCTAACCAATCATAAATAATGGGAATGAGAATGCCAAATTGCAGGGGAAGGTCTTCTTTCCATGATGATGACGAAGACAATGAGGTTGACACAGACTTTACAGTTGGAGATTTCTCAAACTTCATAGGATCACATACCATGAAGGCTCATTGCATTGGGCATCAAAACCAGCGAACCCAGGGCTCGTTGACAGGTTGCTGTCGGGGTTCCAATGCCCATGGTTCCCATTACTCGCATCATAAATGACTCCGGATGATCCCactcatcctccacaccttccttgtgatgtgagcactttatgaACCTAAATatgtgggtcctcgtgccctgaaattcattttaacccaatttgtccaaaaggggtccaaaccaaacagaccttaaggtccacttaagttataagttgggaaatgaggattcatttcctcatttcccttgtgctcaacgtaggagaggagagaaagaggagaggaaagaagaaggttggaggcttaccttggtgtcggctgcTGCCAAGTTGTCGGAATcgctgtcggaggtaagtacactcgcttccaccactctctctcttcatttctacctagacaaagctaggtatggatggagtCTTGGcatacaaaccatgttgagcttgTAGGATGTGTGTTCTACCCTCCAGATGTTGTTGCCAAACTCGAACAAAGttcggtgagctccgacaacatgtattgccaaaagaccaattagggttttgatcgttcgatcaatgtatctcccaaatagctcagtggaattaaaattttttttggcttagagtgatgctaagaacatcccctacaagcTCCACGAAACAAATCCTGGCGATCGGGcctgagccgaaaagccccaatttgagTTGGACCTTTTTGCACTACCACTGGAAATATGGCATAGGAAACACTGTagctattttcggtggacatatgagccttatgtgctctctgtcacctccaccagaaacatgACTGACATTTTCAGTGAAAATGCCCTAtttccggtgggtgtttccggtgacagtactgtcacttaagAACAGTGTTGGTACCCTTttggggtgacctgtgtgggtccctctcgaTATTCCTAATGCATACTAATGTACAAtttcctttgtgtctaggacagtgatgagCATGTGCCCCGAagccaaaattgatttgatcgattgatggccatacttgaacccgagCACACTCAatcgtaaaccaggtgagggatggactgtgtttatttttattaaattgctgACATggttagaattatatgtttaattgcaagtgctcaaatgcgatgatatgttacatttttcaTTTACGATTATAATATGAATTGTATagaaatgtatgacgggatttggtatggccgaggtggtaccgataccgtgATCGTCGtatgtttggttgtgtgtgtgtgagatgaaaTCCACGTGgacgaggtggtactggtgccatgattgtcgtatgtatattgcattcatgcattgattatgtgcattagagttagttgtagtcgcaggttaccctttgtggccaaggtctcactggtatcgtgtaccccgggattacatttggaaatagatgcGTTTCATgaccgatgattggtaccagtgtcATATAGTCCATagtcaactgtgatatgtatgctagattaggtaaatggtctcgggtttcactttgtggccaaggtctctctggtatcgtgtacccgagactgtatttggagatggattacactttatggctgaTGTCTTACCGGTATCgtataattcatactaactgtatcactatgaaggcatgtagaatatatgtggttaggtatcactccttatgctacgaatccttgccaacaggggttgaggtgttagataacccattgtggtatgttcgatgtacCTTTCTAGAATGTCACACCCGCGGTAAGATGCGATTGTTGTcagaggcgggaacctgtcTGACGTGGCTGATGATGTACCGGTATTGTGACTACCAAGAGGGATTTAtcagggtttgctgggtgacccatggatgtatACGGGGACTGGCAGacttctaatcacggctagggtttgtatccttacgtaGTCGATGACGGTTTCGAGAcaaaggatacagcctaatgcaccgtggtagcatttaccagacttagtttgtattgttaggtggacaataaataaatgaactgcatcacgagcatcatggactatgtgtgtAATTTTCGCTATCAtacatcatgaattattattactactatcttgcttggatgtgcttgacccgacccctcactgagtgagttggaaagcttacCCCACGTATACATACTTTTTAGATAATGATGTAGATATTGTcgtgcctgtggctagtgaTTCTTTTTCCTCTGGACCCGAGTaaggagtgagcgactggtggatactggaagcggaggagcatggctaggactgtgcttgtgacttttgtgcatatgcagcgccatgaggtgtttggcgtatttttgattatattgataccggtctgtgaatattatgttttaaacttgatatatgtaagtcttgaaggattccAAACAAAATAACTTCATtaatgatattatgtttatcattagacgtttccccattttatttataattctgctactatactctgattccgctgcttatgttggtttgtgatgtgagattgtgaaaatgttaaggtgctgctatcagagatcttggtaggtttgtaagacaagtacgtgtcctactcacaccgtcggtattctcaatggtaagttgggtctgctgGTATTAGGGTGTGACAGAACCTTTGCATTATTCTTTGCTTTAATAAGAACCattctttttttgctaaaatataAGGACCATTCCACCGATATAGGAATGGGTAAGTGTCGATATTGGACATACAACTTGCCCATTATGTGCAGTctaatgttattttttaaaaccatgaagtGAGTACACAAACAGACATTCtagggaggggaggggtggtCCTTTCACTGCCAAGAGAGAGAGTTAGATGCTTAATTCGATGCAATAGTctttattatattaaaaataatacaaGTGATTTTGTCACGGTGGATTTGACTAACACTTTAGTCTTattgttttccttcttctctaaaGGAAATTAAACTATTACATCATTGATTTGACTTAACACTTTAGTCTTTATTGTTTGCCCTTTTCTGTTTGGAAAATTAAACTACTACAGAAGATGTACTATCTTAACAAGTGAGGTTGTCACCAGGTGCCACGCCAAATTGGTTACAATAGTCCTTGTAATATTGAACACGAGCTTGCACAGCTGCTGTGTTTCCACCATTGCATTCAACTGCACCGTTGATGGCTTTAATCGTTGCTCCAAACCCTTGACCAGAAGTTATGATTGAGTGGcaattattcatccaaaaccaCAATCCAGTCTTGAACGAAATCACAACATCATTGGCCACAGTTTCAGGAGAATTTAGCCCATCAAATCCAATACTCTTTCCTGCAGCCCCATAATTATAATTCCATGTCAGCTGGAGTGGTCCACGGCCATAGTACTGCTTGCCAGAGACACACGGATACTCTGTGTTTGAACTATCACAGTAATTGTGAGAAGCACCATTTATCTCTTCTATGTAACAGAAGTCTGCAaacaagcacacacacacaacaaggCATAAAATTTCTCCTAGAAGAAGCGTGAAATATTAGAAGATTTCTTaatgaaattatgaaaattaaCTTACGTCCAGTCTCATGTGTTACATGGGCGAAAAATGCGGCAATCTCTCTTTTAATATCATCAGTTGTTCCAGTTGTGCCGAAGCTAGGATAAGAATTAGTTGCACTGAGGAATGCAGCACGCGTATAGAAGCTCTTGCCTGCACAGCTCGAGGCAGCCTGATTGATTATTCCATCGAAGAATGATTGTGTAACTATATCAGCCACCGAtgacgaagacgaagacgacGATGGCGGTGTTGCACTCGCATAGCAAGGACCTGATTGACATCCAGTGCCGCAGTAAGTATCGCCAGTTCCACAATACCCATACTTGCTACAGCAAAGATTTGATGCACAGCCACAATTCTGGCCCATGACAGATTCCGGCATCAGCCCGGCTAGAATTCCAGCCAAAGTGATGGCTAGAAGGCTTTTCCTAATTGTAAGAGTCACGGCCATTTTGGAATTACCCATAGAGGAAGACTGAGAAAAGATGAATTTGTGGGAAATGATGAGAAAACTGTAAGGGAAAGAGAGTATTTATAGTGTGTTAGCAGGTATCTGAAGAGCAGCCTAAAGTCGACATCAGTCGGTCGGCTGCAACAAAGTCTAGTATACGCGTAATTATAAGATAAACTTTGAATTATCAAGAGAGTAGTCAAGCTTTGAAAGTCTAGTATAAGCGTAATTGTAGGAAAGACTGAATTATCAAGAGAATAGTCAAGCTTTTGAGTATCAATGCATTTATAGCATTAGGCATTAGTCCATACATCTTTATAAGAGGTATCTATCGAAGTTTGATCTCTTTTGGTACAGAAGAAAAGTT is a genomic window of Macadamia integrifolia cultivar HAES 741 chromosome 13, SCU_Mint_v3, whole genome shotgun sequence containing:
- the LOC122059397 gene encoding endochitinase EP3-like codes for the protein MGNSKMAVTLTIRKSLLAITLAGILAGLMPESVMGQNCGCASNLCCSKYGYCGTGDTYCGTGCQSGPCYASATPPSSSSSSSSVADIVTQSFFDGIINQAASSCAGKSFYTRAAFLSATNSYPSFGTTGTTDDIKREIAAFFAHVTHETGHFCYIEEINGASHNYCDSSNTEYPCVSGKQYYGRGPLQLTWNYNYGAAGKSIGFDGLNSPETVANDVVISFKTGLWFWMNNCHSIITSGQGFGATIKAINGAVECNGGNTAAVQARVQYYKDYCNQFGVAPGDNLTC